CACAGCTGTTCCTGGTTTGTCAGTGCTTCTCATTCACTCTCCAGTGAAAGCATAGTATCCAGTAGTTTGTCACGGTTTTCATCCATCGGGGTTGAATGCGATGCTCCCCAAGTTTGTGCCCGGGGTCACAGTCAGTGGGcatgaaaatgttttgaaatggaAGCACTATCTGAACTTAATACACACCCGCCTTCCATTTCACTTtgctttcatgtgttttttgtctgaaCGGTGACTCCTGCTCCTCTGTCAAAAAGGTATTTTAATTCTCTGCATTTTAGGTGCTTTTGCTAAGGAGTTCtgcaatgtttttgtatttttttttgtttgtttattctttAAGTATTAACACCCAGGGGTCTTGTTGATTTTCCAGTACAGAAGTATCAGAATGGATATTAGATAAAAGTTGTGTGGCTTTTCCAATACTCCAAAGACCGAACTTCTGTTTCATATTTGATGTACTTTGATCTCTCTAAAAGCAAACTGAAAGGTCAAAACTGTCACATTTTAAGGGAGTTTGTATTTCATTATTTGCTTCCTCTTTCATATCTACTTATTAAGAAAGGTTCTCTGTGGGTATCTGTAGTACAGACTTTTATTCGCTCATCCAGACAAATTCCTATTTAGGGGAGGGAAATATAATTTCTCTTTTGGTTGGAGTTGGTTGGTGTCTTCCTGACTGCAGTTTTGCCAACAGTGAAGATTTATACCAAGTGGTGTTAAGTGTCTCCAATATTTTAAAGTTCAGAGAATGATGCATGCAATTTGTTGCATATCGGGAGGTCAGGGAGGCCAACCAAAAGAGTTTGAGATAAGTGTTCTGTACCCACAGGGCCCCGTTCTTTGTATGCAGATAATGGCCTAACGTAAGCTTGGAGATTTCAGTTGGGTCAGGattaaaatgtttgttgttgaagCAAGTAGTAAACCGTTTTCACAATTTTAATTTTCAGACAGGGCTACATCTTTCTTTAGAGGCGCTCATTGATTATTGTCATAACTGAACAGGGTTTGAGTTAAGCAGTcatgaaacaacaaaataaaagcaatgtcattttaaaaagtaacttgTTTGGCGTATTATAAACTCCTGTTTAGACAAATTGATTTACTAAAGATGCAACATGAGCTGCAGTTGCAAttggctatataaataaaaaccaatacatttaaatatttgacaaatgtttaaaacagtTTTATCTGTACTGCTATCTGCTGTGTCAAATATTCACTACTGTTTATTTGGGCCCCAATGAATATAtaactacattttatttactaCCCAACTCTCATCCCTCACACAGCCATTGACAACAAGCATTTGACAAAACTGGTACAGAGATGTGCTAAATCTGCGTGTGATCACTCTATATAGGACGTGCCTCTGCACAAGCTAATCACAAGTAGCAATCTTGGTTTTAGCTTTCCTGTCTCACAAAATAAGAGCACAGTTATCAAGACAGCCTTCACTTCCATTTAAAGAACCGAGTTAGCTGGACAAAAATCTTTTGAGCTGGCTAACAAACAAGCTAAGCCATGTAATGTACAAAGAACGGGGCCCATTTCTTGTCATGTTATTTGTTTCTACTGATTTGTACATTATTTGTGGTCTTTTACTACTGTATACAATAAATATAGTTTGGTACTCAGATTTTTCTGTCGCATGtatcattttgtatttgtgtattcaaaaaaaatgaaaactaaaatgtttattttaagcTTACAATTATCACTGGGGATAGGATGgttcttctttctttcaaaaaaaataaaaccactgTATACTTGTTTATAATACAAAAAATCACCAGGCAgctttaaaatgagaaaattgaCCAGTTGACCGGTATTTATCCAATCTATTTTAAGAGTTAACTGAAGGAGCCTGCACGACATCCTCTGAAAGCTCCTTCCATGCCTTTACAGCGCAGGTAATAAATGAATGGCaatatattttaatcatttaataggATTCTGACTCAAAACCAAATAATGCTGCATCATTTATAGCCTAAATTAAATGACCGTCCCTTGATGtgcttctataaaaaaaaaaaaatatatatatatttatctatgAAGCCTTTTTAAATGCAATCATTTAGCCTCACTGTTGGCTGCTGTACTGTACACTTTGTCACTTGTCAGCGCATGGCTGTCATTGAATTATAAATAGTTGGCATGTGGACCATTATGCAAAACAGGGTTTTGATTCCCACTGAGGCCCAGTCTGCTAAAAATGTATGCCCAAGTACTTGAGATTTAAACATTGCGTGGCTTGAGGAAAATCAACAGCTAGGTGGTGCCAGTGAGCTATGATAGTCATATTTTGTGTCTGGTTTGGTTTAATTATGTCATAAAACAACATCCACATAACACACTTAAACTGATATGAAACATGGGCATGCGGGACATAAGTAAGTAATAAAAGCAATAAAGGAGTTCTGCATAAAATTGAAGAATAGCACtggatttaaacaaaagttaaaataacttATTTCTGAACCAAAAACTTTAGATTTCACTTAAAGAGACAAAGGAACCCTAGATTGAATGCAACAGGCTATAAAAAGATATGCTGATGTATGATAATTTGGCCTGATTTAGAACCTTAGATCTCATCTGACACACTGAGTGAATGGTTAGGCTATTCAGTACAACTGGAACAGTGATAAGACTGACAGCAACAGTCGATGAGTCAAAGCAGGAATAAGGAAAAGCATGTGCACGAGTGGACAATGTACATGTACTTTTCTGCATTCAAACAGGGCCTTCTGAAACTCCATGCCTGGAAGGAAGAAAGATTAACGAATGAATAGAGGGGAGATAGTTGATATCTTTTATCCTGATCTGTGTGTAGTCTACGATCTTAATGTGGGcgagaagaagagagacagagtgcaTTTGCCTTGTAAATGTGCCGGTCGGTGGATGAGAGGATTCAGAGAGATCAGACACAAGCCGAGATGCCGACGTCTCTCAAAACACACTGATTATTACATGAGCACCTAGTAACCAACAAACCAGGGTCAAATAGACTTTATAATGCTATTAATATGTTGGGTGACCATCAACATTTTGTATTTAAGTAACTTTGTATTTAAGAGTCAAATTCCTATGCTTTACAAGTCATGTCatgtcaactttattgtcaattctgGCAGACATACAGAGCAATTGAAAATACACGTACAACAAGTATAATATAAAAGATAAGTAATATGTACAAAACCCCAAGCAggttaaataatgtaataaaagtattatgttttattattgagACTTCAAGCAATATGTGTAGATCTTTTAGGAAAACATCCTGGTTTGAGACTTTAATAGCTGGGTTTATGCACATACCTCGGTTTATCAGGTAATAAACTATGGGAGAACAGCTAATATGATAATAGCTCAGCTCATACCCATCTATCCATTATTAGTGGACCAAAGGTCACATTGTTTTTAGCTTGCCTTTTAATTTTGTTATGTCTGTTGAGGCCCCTTTCGTGTAATACATGTCTggaggaatttttcttttgaCAGAATTGTTTTCATActattacattaaaatgttctgctggtctgtcagtcagtcagtgggTCATatacaagcatgcacacacatacagcagcagcagcggcagctAACCCCTCTGGCAGATCTGTGTCATCAGAGGCAGTTGAGGGAGGATGAGTGACAGGCTGGTTAGTGATTTGCATGTCTGTGGTGTTTAAAGGGAGCTGCAGGTGCAGGATTCTCCGCACAGATGAATGGATTCGTCTCCGAGCCCAGATGCTCTGGGTTTATTTTTCTGCTCTTTGTGAATCTTAGGTAGCTTGCTTAGCCTTTGATGACTTTAAAGAAGGTTTGTTGGCTAGACATTTTACTTTGGTTCTGAAGACTCACTTGGATCAATATGAAGAACACACAGTTGCCCGGTGTGTATTGTCACTTAAGATAGAGACAAAAGGAGCAACACAGAGAAAAACCTTTGAAATGGAGACATTCGGACCAACTGCCAACTGAATCAAACAGGCTTTTTGGGATGACATCGCTCATATTTATGCACTTCCTTCTCCTGGGGTTAAGGGCCATTGGCACCACCGCAGACACATGGAGACGCTGCACAGGTATAGTAccattttattctattttaacctcagcTTTCCTCTCCATTACCTCAGCTTACTTCAACACATCTGATGTTCAGTTAATGATTTGTTCAGTGGGATGGTTTATGGGTTCATCTAAAAACCCGGGAAACCCCTCCAGCTAAAATTCTTTTGGATAATTCCAACTGTCTATGTCTGCTTACAGTAcagtgggtgggtgtgtgtgcagtaTTGCTAGAATATTAACTTAAATTAATATCCACACACAAGTACAGACATAGGATGCGGTTAGGATTCCACAATATACGTACATCAGAATATCAGGACGAGCAGGATGCATGTTTATCCGATGCCTCATCAATTCCAGAGCAATTATCTTCTATTATtcgctttctttttttaaataacaaccCCTCCTAAAACCTCCTGTAGCTTCACTTCCACCTGGGGCTATTTCTCACACACCAAGGGGGGTCAGGGACTCccacattaatttatttattagtttataGCAGTTGTACCGAACCTTTTTAACGTATGTCCCCTTAAAACAAAGCTGTGTCTGCTTGTGACTACTTTGTCAGTGGTAGAAGAAgtgttcagatcctttactcaaGTGAAGGTACTACTACcaccacactgtaaaagtaCTCCAAGAAAAagccctgcattgaaaatgttgtaCTTATAATCAGGAAAAtctacttaaagtattaaaggtAAACATACACAAAGTGTCATGTCATCAGATTCTATTACTGATTAAGTAAGTGCTTACTGGGTAAGCAGCTTTTTACTGTATATGCCCTGTAACTCACGATTATTTAAAATAGATTTATCTGCTTTTCCATTTTCTCTATGAATCGTTTGGTTTGTAAAAATACAGAACATTGTGAGATTTGTTTGTCACAATTACCCAGAGCCCAAAGTGAAACCAGAGATTTTGCATGAAAAAACAAGTGTAAGTACCTCGACTGTAAATACAGTGCTTACTCTGATTCCACCAATGCCTATGTATCACTTTTTGAAACCTGTAGAAAAATCTTAAGTGAAACATAATTTGAGTAGCAGATAAATTGATGGGGATCCCAACCTCCCTGACCTCTTTATTTGCTTATTGTCTGCAGATTTCCCCCCCCTGGATCTTCTGTCTTTTGTCCTCGAGAGGGACACCTCCAAACTCGTACCAGGGGTGCACATGAAGCAGGCTGGAGGAGCGAGGGGCGTGCATTTCTCAAGCCCTCATAGCTCCATGAGCTTTCCTTCTTCCCAGCTGCTGGTGAACTGCGACCTCTTCCCTAAAGAATTCTCCATTGTTCTGACATTAAAAGTCAGTAGCATTGCGCCTAAGGTGAGCATTCACATTTATCAGAAACACCCAGTACTGAATGCCACTGGTTGAAGAAGTACTCTgatttttacttaagtgaaagtacCCATACCAGAGTGACAAAagactctgttacaagtaaaagtccatGCAGTCTATGCAGCATTGTGGCTGTGGACGTGATTGTAACAATGCACTGTACTTTATAAACTCATTAAAAGTTTTTAATCTATTAATCTGAAAAGTGACCGGTAGCTATGACTGTTAAATACATGCATTGATTTGAAGTGTACATTTCTCCTCTGAAACGtagtggagaagaaaaaaaaatgcaattgaaAGTATAGGGTTGCAGCTTACAACTATTTTCATCAGtgattaatctgcagattattttctcgaATAATCAATTTATCATTGTTTAAAACTGTACTtaggtacagtacttgagtaaatatacttttttacttttcacccTTGCCATACTGTACAGTGTGTCTAAGTGGTTCTCCCCATTTGCTTTTCAGAGAAATGAATACATCTTTTCGTTAATGGAGCCAAaaaaagtagagaaaaaaagagtggggaaaaaggaagaggagagggaaaaagGGAACATTTTGCAAAGGAATAAAGAGAGGGGTGTCAGTGGAGAAGAGCAACATAGGGAGAGGCGAGTCACGAGTAATGAGGAACATGGACGGGTCATCCTGGGACTGAGGCTCTCGAGAAAACATCTGCACTTCCTTTTTAGAAGTCACAGAGGGGGGGTAGAGCGTTGGGTGTTTCGAGGCGACCGGCTGGCTGACAACCAGTGGCACACTCTGGTTTTAGTCGTCGGTAGTCATCACGTCAGGCTCACGGTGGACTGCAGTTCATCCCTGGAAATGTAAGTTCATATTTTCTtacttgtttttctctgtttactgGGTGGGTCTGTCTCCCACCATCCTCTCTTCCTGTTGCCTCTGAATTCCCTTGAGGGATAGTAGATCCTTCACCACAATACAATGGCACTGCTCCAAATCTGCTCAAGCCCGGCAGTCATATCACAGTGTCCTGACAGTATGTGATAGATGTTTTTTAGTGGAAACTGCCTCTGGCACACAGGGGAGGAATATCAGCTCCCATATGGTGCCTATGTAATACTATTCCCATCTTAGTCCTACAAACAGAATAGACTACTTTAATTACAGATGCTGCATGTTCATTCATAGAAGGAAAACACCTTACTTCAGCTATTagaaataataattaatcaATATAGTTTTTTCTATGGCAAACAGTGTTCCCTCCAGGCCATTCCCCTCAGACCTCAACATTCAGGGATCGAGATTCCACATTGGTAGTAGGGGAAGATGGAAAGGCTTGTATTCAGTAAGATTCCTATTTTGTTATTACTAACTTTCATGAGAGATAAGCTGCTAAAGCACCCTTTTTTCTCTGAAACAGTTCAATCTTTTCCTTCACATCTGCTGCCCCATGTACAGGGTATGTTGCGACAGCTGGTTTTGGTGCCAGGTTTGGATGCCACCCATCACATCTGCCCCTCTTCCCACCCCCAACTAGCCGTTCTGTCGGTACCACCGCTTCTCTCAGACCTGCCTGTcatggggagggagggagaagacCACGTAACTTCTTATGGTAACTTGCAGACACATTTCACAAGACATTTGATACAGTCTGATTAAAAAGACAtgccatttatgttttcttgcTTCCTCGCCTCCTtgattgtctttgtgttttgatCATGAACTGTCAGAAACAGAGGAGCAAGTATCAGTGGGGTTGGAGCGGCCATGCTCAGAGCCTCTACAAGGCCAGATGTGGTTCAATCCGCTCAGCAAAGGCCTCTACCTCTGCAACGGCATGGTGTGGATCACCGTGCTAGAGGGTGAGAATCCAACCATCCGATCATGAGCAAGTTGTTACTcagttttacattaaaacaattcTCGCCTCTCCTTTTACTCAGATCATAAACGACTAGACTACTTGTTGGAACACCAGGTCCTCACTACCAGCTCAGAGACACATGATGTAGAGGTATCCttccattttgtaaaatattatcGTACATTTGTTGCATCTAAAGGCTCGAGAGAGGGAAAATATTTCATCTTTAGggaagtcttgtgttttttaggATCAGGGGTTACCAACCTAGGGGTCACGAGATAGAGCTATTGCGTCACATGATGAATACGACAATAGACAATTAAGTGTATTTTCCAGTCTTTAtattctttcattttgtttttgtctgatgaAACACAAGATACGCATCATGTGACAAGGGGTCATGAGTAGAAATTGATTTGTATTAATGGATCACAAGAACAAAACAGCTTAGGAACAATTGTTCTACAGCACTTTGTTCCTTTGCTCAAATTTGAGGTTTTTGATAGATAGAAAGCTGTCCTAACATTGAATCTGGTCAATCTTAGTTGGTTGTGATTGATACTTTTCTCTGGTGCAATCCTACTTTTGATTTTCAGCATAAACATCTTGTGCAGCCTTGATTTTTCACTTTTATCTTGTGATTTTCTTCACCCATACATTAGCTGTccaaaaagtacttttttttcattgttttgtttttcatccaATCTTTAGGTGTTCCAGGTACCTGGCATAGGTCTGATGGCTGCTATGGCGCATAGGTCGACCTCTGGCTCGGCGGTCTATCTGTGGAGCCGCACAGGTTTCCAGCTCTACCAGAACATCAGCACATATGAAGCTCTGGCTTGGAGACACTTCAGCATGGGAAAAAAGgtatatgacaaaaaaagaagagatgagTTATTATGAATAGAGTTTATCCACTTGGTGAAAGGAGTGTGGAGAGCTGATATTCcttgtgttttgttactttGATCTAGATATATCTGGTGGTGTCTAACTCTGGAGGAAGGCCAGACAAGCCTCAAAAATCCGAGACAGACTATTCTGTTATTTACAAGTGGAGCAAAAGAAGAAAGCGGTTTGTGCGGTTCCAGACTCTGCAGACCCACTGTGCACGGGACTGGGAGGCCTTTAAAATCAACCGACAAACCTATCTTGCTGTGGCCAATCACAGACAAGGTAAAAACTAAATATCCATCAAATCACTACTTGTTATTGTTAACCTGCAAAAATCCTGGCATGACATTCAATAAATATCTAACGTGTggcattctctctctttctggttTGACTTGCAGGTGATAAAAATCACACTATAGACAGCGTGATATACAAATGGAACAGGTTAACAAAGTCTTTTGAGGTTTACCAGATGCTGCTGACGTCAGGGGCCTACGACTGGGAGTTTTTCACAGTCGGACCATACCATTTCCTGGTTGTCGCAAATGCCTTTGATGGAGTGACCACTTCTGTAGACTCAGTCATCTACGTTTGGGTTAATGGAAGCTTCCAGGTGTTTCAGACAATTAAGGTACGTGGATGAACataaaatggcaaataaatgGAGAATtggcctgaaaaaaaaagcctgaaaaaactcTATCCCAATCTACGGTAAATTTGGAAGGTGTTTGAGTGAGGGTGTAAATTACACTTAATAGCTCTTCAATGTAGCATTTTGCTGCATGATTCATCTTCTCTCCACCTGGGCTTTGATTTCCTCTGGTGAGATGTGTATCTTTTAGATGAGATCTTGTCTGTATGCACAGAAGGAAGGGAACACAAACGGGGAGAGATAAAAGGGTAATGAAAGAGAGATGGGAAGCAAGGAACGGGCGTGTCCATGCATTTAAGACAGGGCGCAAAAATAGAATGTGCGGTTTCCCATGATTTGCTTGAACGATAGCAGTGCTTTGACATGCAACTGATAGTGAATCGTATATTT
Above is a genomic segment from Etheostoma spectabile isolate EspeVRDwgs_2016 chromosome 20, UIUC_Espe_1.0, whole genome shotgun sequence containing:
- the LOC116669652 gene encoding thrombospondin-type laminin G domain and EAR repeat-containing protein — encoded protein: MTSLIFMHFLLLGLRAIGTTADTWRRCTDFPPLDLLSFVLERDTSKLVPGVHMKQAGGARGVHFSSPHSSMSFPSSQLLVNCDLFPKEFSIVLTLKVSSIAPKRNEYIFSLMEPKKVEKKRVGKKEEEREKGNILQRNKERGVSGEEQHRERRVTSNEEHGRVILGLRLSRKHLHFLFRSHRGGVERWVFRGDRLADNQWHTLVLVVGSHHVRLTVDCSSSLEIVPSRPFPSDLNIQGSRFHIGSRGRWKGLYSGMLRQLVLVPGLDATHHICPSSHPQLAVLSVPPLLSDLPVMGREGEDHVTSYETEEQVSVGLERPCSEPLQGQMWFNPLSKGLYLCNGMVWITVLEDHKRLDYLLEHQVLTTSSETHDVEVFQVPGIGLMAAMAHRSTSGSAVYLWSRTGFQLYQNISTYEALAWRHFSMGKKIYLVVSNSGGRPDKPQKSETDYSVIYKWSKRRKRFVRFQTLQTHCARDWEAFKINRQTYLAVANHRQGDKNHTIDSVIYKWNRLTKSFEVYQMLLTSGAYDWEFFTVGPYHFLVVANAFDGVTTSVDSVIYVWVNGSFQVFQTIKTFCATDWEMFQIGSRVFLVVANGHRFHGNRPSRYDINSTIYELDMIGQLFVRFQDIVTYSAVDWEFFSLGEEYYLVVANSFNGESYSLNSILYRWQGYEGFVPVHWLPTIGCSDWEFFSSKGESYLIYSSAKAPLSKVFKLKTY